The following are encoded together in the Bombus fervidus isolate BK054 chromosome 10, iyBomFerv1, whole genome shotgun sequence genome:
- the LOC139991364 gene encoding echinoderm microtubule-associated protein-like 2 isoform X1, giving the protein MHVNGHTTQDAKQEMNEMLECETGSLLGRVADLERQSLAQRDEIVCLRATLADALRRIAQLEGREKREDERNERRNERIVSSPLRNGHVSLRSNQNSTPQKDIRLRQTGSSCLRNSSSSGSSQDIRDSISSPRRPVSYTHSSQLPQRRSVHYQSTGSLHSDSPSSSSVSPVPSPSPRATPLPVARVILLFDRSPTARSNGPPQSSLRRAKRWSSTGDFTHSPQNQGSNSQLVSNRFSASTKSLFNLFKPPALNNVKHGTRDMQYNEEESTVRMYLRGRPVVLCVPTPLMELYDLHKVSTPPQSKLKLDWVYGYRGRDCRSNLHLLPTGEIVYFVAAVVVLYNMEEHSQRHYLGHTDDIKCIAIHPNKLVVATGQVCGTDRRDAMPHIRIWNSVSLTTLCVIGNGEFDGSICCLSFSKADGGNYLCAIDETSDHNISIWDWQKGERGTKVTETKCSVDTVVCAEWHPLERNQIVSCGKGHVSFWSLDNGGMLYKRMGIFESREKPRYVTCVAFNQSGDVLTGDSNGNIIVWGRGTNTISKIARNIHEGSIFSICVLKDGFIVTGGGKDGKILYFDESLNLTGEEAQIEDHFGGIRTLAEGRGSQLLIGTTRNCILVGDVGMGFSPAMLGHAEEVWGLAAHPTLPQFATAGHDRLLQMWDSLSHTVVWSKDIGEQAQSIGFTPDGNVMVVGCTSGKWLAIDSETRELYTHHSDGSEPIQVVRFSPDGTLLALGSRDNYIYVYQVNEDAVKYSRVGRCMGHSSFITHLDWSMDGQYLRSNSGDYELLYWNPGVCRQIPQPSMMRDMDWASHTCVISFETIGIWPEGADGTDVNNCTRSGDSKLLATGDDFGKVKLFSYPACQPKSLYHAYGGHSSHVTNVSFLQDDTRLISTGGSDTSVLQWIVNY; this is encoded by the exons ACGAGATGCTGGAGTGCGAGACCGGATCGCTGTTAGGCCGAGTCGCGGACCTCGAGAGGCAATCCTTGGCGCAGAGGGACGAGATAGTTTGTCTTCGAGCTACTCTGGCGGATGCGCTGAGGCGAATTGCCCAGCTGGAAGGACGCGAGAAAAGAGAGGATGAGAGAAACGAgaggagaaacgaaagaatagTGTCCTCGCCCTTAAGGAACGGTCATGTATCGCTTAGAA GTAATCAAAATTCAACGCCCCAGAAAGACATACGTTTACGACAAACTGGCAGCTCTTGTCTGAGGAATTCGTCTTCGTCGGGATCTTCCCAGGATATTCGGGACTCGATCTCCAGTCCACGGAGACCGGTCAGTTACACGCACTCGTCGCAACTTCCTCAACg AAGGTCAGTTCATTACCAATCAACGGGTTCGTTACACTCGGACAGTCCCAGTAGTAGTAGCGTTTCCCCGGTGCCATCGCCGAGTCCTAGAGCCACGCCACTGCCAGTAGCCAG AGTAATCCTGTTATTCGATAGATCGCCGACAGCGAGATCGAACGGGCCACCGCAAAGCAGCTTAAGAAGGGCGAAACGGTGGTCGTCGACAGGAGACTTTACGCATTCCCCGCAAAATCAGGGAAGCAATTCGCAACTTGTCAGTAACAG ATTCTCAGCCTCCACCAAGTCTCTGTTCAACCTCTTCAAGCCACCGGCGCTGAACAACGTGAAACACGg CACCAGAGACATGCAGTACAACGAGGAGGAGAGCACCGTCCGCATGTACCTACGGGGTCGGCCCGTCGTCCTTTGCGTCCCAACGCCTTTGATGGAGTTGTACGACCTTCACAAAGTCAGCACACCGCCCCAGAGTAAACTAAAACTCGACTGGGTGTACGGTTATCGAGGCAGAGACTGTCGAAGTAATCTGCATCTGCTGCCAACCGGCGaaatcgtttatttcgtcgcggCCGTAGTGGTCTTGTACAACATGGAAGAGCATAGCCAGAGGCACTACTTGGGTCATACGGACGATATCAAGTG caTAGCGATCCACCCAAACAAACTCGTGGTCGCCACTGGTCAAGTTTGTGGAACCGACAGACGAGATGCTATG CCTCACATAAGGATATGGAACTCGGTCAGTTTGACGACTCTTTGCGTGATCGGTAACGGCGAGTTCGATGGCTCGATTTGTTGTCTCTCGTTCTCGAAAGCAGACGGTGGAAATTACCTGTGTGCTATCGACGAGACTTCCGATCACAACATATCGATCTGGGATTGGCAGAAAGGAGAACGAGGTACCAAAGTGACTGAAACAAAG TGCTCGGTGGACACGGTGGTATGCGCCGAATGGCATCCGCTGGAACGGAACCAGATCGTATCCTGCGGGAAGGGACACGTGTCCTTTTGGTCCCTCGATAACGGTGGCATGCTGTACAAACGGATGGGCATTTTCGAGAGCAGAGAAAAACCAAGATACGTTACCTGTGTGGCTTTTAATCAGAGCGGTGATGTTCTTACTGGCGATAGCAACGGTAACATCATCGTTTGGGGCAGAG gaaCAAACACGATTTCGAAGATAGCGAGGAACATTCACGAAGGATCTATATTTTCGATTTGCGTTTTGAAAGATGGTTTTATCGTCACCGGAGGTGGCAAAGATGGCAAAATATTGTACTTTGACGAATCGTTAAACCTGACGGGGGAAGAAGCGCAA ATCGAGGATCATTTTGGCGGGATTCGAACACTCGCGGAAGGCAGAGGTTCGCAGTTGCTGATTGGAACAACCAGAAATTGCATTTTAGTCGGCGATGTGGGAATGGGATTTAGTCCGGCGATGTTGGGACACGCCGAAGAAGTTTGGGGACTAGCAGCTCATCCGACTTTACCGCAGTTTGCAACAGCAGGCCACGATAGATTGTTGCAAATGTGGGATAGTCTCAGTCACACTGTGGTCTGGAGCAAAGATATCGGG GAGCAAGCACAGAGCATCGGTTTCACACCAGACGGTAATGTTATGGTGGTCGGATGCACTTCCGGAAAATGGTTAGCGATCGACAGTGAAACTCGAGAATTATACACTCATCACAGCGATGGGTCTGAACCTATTCAG GTCGTTAGATTTTCACCGGATGGAACGCTATTAGCTCTGGGTTCCAGAGACAactatatttatgtttatcaGGTAAACGAAGATGCGGTGAAATATAGTCGAGTTGGACGATGTATG GGACATTCGAGTTTCATAACTCATTTGGACTGGTCAATGGACGGACAATATTTACGTAGCAACAGCGGAGACTATGAACTGCTATATT GGAATCCCGGAGTTTGTCGTCAGATCCCACAACCATCGATGATGAGGGACATGGACTGGGCGAGTCACACCTGTGTAATATCCTTCGAAACGATTGGGATATGGCCGGAAGGAGCCGATGGTACAGACGTAAATAATTGTACCCGTAGCGGTGATTCCAAATTGCTCGCGACCGGCGACGATTTTGGAAAAGTCAAGTTGTTCTCTTACCCCGCTTGTCAACCGAAG TCGCTGTATCATGCGTACGGTGGTCATTCGAGTCACGTTACGAACGTATCGTTCCTTCAAGACGACACGCGACTAATTTCCACCGGCGGAAGTGACACGAGCGTTCTTCAATGGATCGTAAATTACTAA
- the LOC139991364 gene encoding echinoderm microtubule-associated protein-like 2 isoform X10, giving the protein MHVNGHTTQDAKQEMNEMLECETGSLLGRVADLERQSLAQRDEIVCLRATLADALRRIAQLEGREKREDERNERRNERIVSSPLRNGHVSLRSNQNSTPQKDIRLRQTGSSCLRNSSSSGSSQDIRDSISSPRRPVSYTHSSQLPQRTRDMQYNEEESTVRMYLRGRPVVLCVPTPLMELYDLHKVSTPPQSKLKLDWVYGYRGRDCRSNLHLLPTGEIVYFVAAVVVLYNMEEHSQRHYLGHTDDIKCIAIHPNKLVVATGQVCGTDRRDAMPHIRIWNSVSLTTLCVIGNGEFDGSICCLSFSKADGGNYLCAIDETSDHNISIWDWQKGERGTKVTETKCSVDTVVCAEWHPLERNQIVSCGKGHVSFWSLDNGGMLYKRMGIFESREKPRYVTCVAFNQSGDVLTGDSNGNIIVWGRGTNTISKIARNIHEGSIFSICVLKDGFIVTGGGKDGKILYFDESLNLTGEEAQIEDHFGGIRTLAEGRGSQLLIGTTRNCILVGDVGMGFSPAMLGHAEEVWGLAAHPTLPQFATAGHDRLLQMWDSLSHTVVWSKDIGEQAQSIGFTPDGNVMVVGCTSGKWLAIDSETRELYTHHSDGSEPIQVVRFSPDGTLLALGSRDNYIYVYQVNEDAVKYSRVGRCMGHSSFITHLDWSMDGQYLRSNSGDYELLYWNPGVCRQIPQPSMMRDMDWASHTCVISFETIGIWPEGADGTDVNNCTRSGDSKLLATGDDFGKVKLFSYPACQPKSLYHAYGGHSSHVTNVSFLQDDTRLISTGGSDTSVLQWIVNY; this is encoded by the exons ACGAGATGCTGGAGTGCGAGACCGGATCGCTGTTAGGCCGAGTCGCGGACCTCGAGAGGCAATCCTTGGCGCAGAGGGACGAGATAGTTTGTCTTCGAGCTACTCTGGCGGATGCGCTGAGGCGAATTGCCCAGCTGGAAGGACGCGAGAAAAGAGAGGATGAGAGAAACGAgaggagaaacgaaagaatagTGTCCTCGCCCTTAAGGAACGGTCATGTATCGCTTAGAA GTAATCAAAATTCAACGCCCCAGAAAGACATACGTTTACGACAAACTGGCAGCTCTTGTCTGAGGAATTCGTCTTCGTCGGGATCTTCCCAGGATATTCGGGACTCGATCTCCAGTCCACGGAGACCGGTCAGTTACACGCACTCGTCGCAACTTCCTCAACg CACCAGAGACATGCAGTACAACGAGGAGGAGAGCACCGTCCGCATGTACCTACGGGGTCGGCCCGTCGTCCTTTGCGTCCCAACGCCTTTGATGGAGTTGTACGACCTTCACAAAGTCAGCACACCGCCCCAGAGTAAACTAAAACTCGACTGGGTGTACGGTTATCGAGGCAGAGACTGTCGAAGTAATCTGCATCTGCTGCCAACCGGCGaaatcgtttatttcgtcgcggCCGTAGTGGTCTTGTACAACATGGAAGAGCATAGCCAGAGGCACTACTTGGGTCATACGGACGATATCAAGTG caTAGCGATCCACCCAAACAAACTCGTGGTCGCCACTGGTCAAGTTTGTGGAACCGACAGACGAGATGCTATG CCTCACATAAGGATATGGAACTCGGTCAGTTTGACGACTCTTTGCGTGATCGGTAACGGCGAGTTCGATGGCTCGATTTGTTGTCTCTCGTTCTCGAAAGCAGACGGTGGAAATTACCTGTGTGCTATCGACGAGACTTCCGATCACAACATATCGATCTGGGATTGGCAGAAAGGAGAACGAGGTACCAAAGTGACTGAAACAAAG TGCTCGGTGGACACGGTGGTATGCGCCGAATGGCATCCGCTGGAACGGAACCAGATCGTATCCTGCGGGAAGGGACACGTGTCCTTTTGGTCCCTCGATAACGGTGGCATGCTGTACAAACGGATGGGCATTTTCGAGAGCAGAGAAAAACCAAGATACGTTACCTGTGTGGCTTTTAATCAGAGCGGTGATGTTCTTACTGGCGATAGCAACGGTAACATCATCGTTTGGGGCAGAG gaaCAAACACGATTTCGAAGATAGCGAGGAACATTCACGAAGGATCTATATTTTCGATTTGCGTTTTGAAAGATGGTTTTATCGTCACCGGAGGTGGCAAAGATGGCAAAATATTGTACTTTGACGAATCGTTAAACCTGACGGGGGAAGAAGCGCAA ATCGAGGATCATTTTGGCGGGATTCGAACACTCGCGGAAGGCAGAGGTTCGCAGTTGCTGATTGGAACAACCAGAAATTGCATTTTAGTCGGCGATGTGGGAATGGGATTTAGTCCGGCGATGTTGGGACACGCCGAAGAAGTTTGGGGACTAGCAGCTCATCCGACTTTACCGCAGTTTGCAACAGCAGGCCACGATAGATTGTTGCAAATGTGGGATAGTCTCAGTCACACTGTGGTCTGGAGCAAAGATATCGGG GAGCAAGCACAGAGCATCGGTTTCACACCAGACGGTAATGTTATGGTGGTCGGATGCACTTCCGGAAAATGGTTAGCGATCGACAGTGAAACTCGAGAATTATACACTCATCACAGCGATGGGTCTGAACCTATTCAG GTCGTTAGATTTTCACCGGATGGAACGCTATTAGCTCTGGGTTCCAGAGACAactatatttatgtttatcaGGTAAACGAAGATGCGGTGAAATATAGTCGAGTTGGACGATGTATG GGACATTCGAGTTTCATAACTCATTTGGACTGGTCAATGGACGGACAATATTTACGTAGCAACAGCGGAGACTATGAACTGCTATATT GGAATCCCGGAGTTTGTCGTCAGATCCCACAACCATCGATGATGAGGGACATGGACTGGGCGAGTCACACCTGTGTAATATCCTTCGAAACGATTGGGATATGGCCGGAAGGAGCCGATGGTACAGACGTAAATAATTGTACCCGTAGCGGTGATTCCAAATTGCTCGCGACCGGCGACGATTTTGGAAAAGTCAAGTTGTTCTCTTACCCCGCTTGTCAACCGAAG TCGCTGTATCATGCGTACGGTGGTCATTCGAGTCACGTTACGAACGTATCGTTCCTTCAAGACGACACGCGACTAATTTCCACCGGCGGAAGTGACACGAGCGTTCTTCAATGGATCGTAAATTACTAA
- the LOC139991364 gene encoding echinoderm microtubule-associated protein-like 2 isoform X7 has translation MHVNGHTTQDAKQEMNEMLECETGSLLGRVADLERQSLAQRDEIVCLRATLADALRRIAQLEGREKREDERNERRNERIVSSPLRNGHVSLRSNQNSTPQKDIRLRQTGSSCLRNSSSSGSSQDIRDSISSPRRPVSYTHSSQLPQRSPTARSNGPPQSSLRRAKRWSSTGDFTHSPQNQGSNSQLVSNRFSASTKSLFNLFKPPALNNVKHGTRDMQYNEEESTVRMYLRGRPVVLCVPTPLMELYDLHKVSTPPQSKLKLDWVYGYRGRDCRSNLHLLPTGEIVYFVAAVVVLYNMEEHSQRHYLGHTDDIKCIAIHPNKLVVATGQVCGTDRRDAMPHIRIWNSVSLTTLCVIGNGEFDGSICCLSFSKADGGNYLCAIDETSDHNISIWDWQKGERGTKVTETKCSVDTVVCAEWHPLERNQIVSCGKGHVSFWSLDNGGMLYKRMGIFESREKPRYVTCVAFNQSGDVLTGDSNGNIIVWGRGTNTISKIARNIHEGSIFSICVLKDGFIVTGGGKDGKILYFDESLNLTGEEAQIEDHFGGIRTLAEGRGSQLLIGTTRNCILVGDVGMGFSPAMLGHAEEVWGLAAHPTLPQFATAGHDRLLQMWDSLSHTVVWSKDIGEQAQSIGFTPDGNVMVVGCTSGKWLAIDSETRELYTHHSDGSEPIQVVRFSPDGTLLALGSRDNYIYVYQVNEDAVKYSRVGRCMGHSSFITHLDWSMDGQYLRSNSGDYELLYWNPGVCRQIPQPSMMRDMDWASHTCVISFETIGIWPEGADGTDVNNCTRSGDSKLLATGDDFGKVKLFSYPACQPKSLYHAYGGHSSHVTNVSFLQDDTRLISTGGSDTSVLQWIVNY, from the exons ACGAGATGCTGGAGTGCGAGACCGGATCGCTGTTAGGCCGAGTCGCGGACCTCGAGAGGCAATCCTTGGCGCAGAGGGACGAGATAGTTTGTCTTCGAGCTACTCTGGCGGATGCGCTGAGGCGAATTGCCCAGCTGGAAGGACGCGAGAAAAGAGAGGATGAGAGAAACGAgaggagaaacgaaagaatagTGTCCTCGCCCTTAAGGAACGGTCATGTATCGCTTAGAA GTAATCAAAATTCAACGCCCCAGAAAGACATACGTTTACGACAAACTGGCAGCTCTTGTCTGAGGAATTCGTCTTCGTCGGGATCTTCCCAGGATATTCGGGACTCGATCTCCAGTCCACGGAGACCGGTCAGTTACACGCACTCGTCGCAACTTCCTCAACg ATCGCCGACAGCGAGATCGAACGGGCCACCGCAAAGCAGCTTAAGAAGGGCGAAACGGTGGTCGTCGACAGGAGACTTTACGCATTCCCCGCAAAATCAGGGAAGCAATTCGCAACTTGTCAGTAACAG ATTCTCAGCCTCCACCAAGTCTCTGTTCAACCTCTTCAAGCCACCGGCGCTGAACAACGTGAAACACGg CACCAGAGACATGCAGTACAACGAGGAGGAGAGCACCGTCCGCATGTACCTACGGGGTCGGCCCGTCGTCCTTTGCGTCCCAACGCCTTTGATGGAGTTGTACGACCTTCACAAAGTCAGCACACCGCCCCAGAGTAAACTAAAACTCGACTGGGTGTACGGTTATCGAGGCAGAGACTGTCGAAGTAATCTGCATCTGCTGCCAACCGGCGaaatcgtttatttcgtcgcggCCGTAGTGGTCTTGTACAACATGGAAGAGCATAGCCAGAGGCACTACTTGGGTCATACGGACGATATCAAGTG caTAGCGATCCACCCAAACAAACTCGTGGTCGCCACTGGTCAAGTTTGTGGAACCGACAGACGAGATGCTATG CCTCACATAAGGATATGGAACTCGGTCAGTTTGACGACTCTTTGCGTGATCGGTAACGGCGAGTTCGATGGCTCGATTTGTTGTCTCTCGTTCTCGAAAGCAGACGGTGGAAATTACCTGTGTGCTATCGACGAGACTTCCGATCACAACATATCGATCTGGGATTGGCAGAAAGGAGAACGAGGTACCAAAGTGACTGAAACAAAG TGCTCGGTGGACACGGTGGTATGCGCCGAATGGCATCCGCTGGAACGGAACCAGATCGTATCCTGCGGGAAGGGACACGTGTCCTTTTGGTCCCTCGATAACGGTGGCATGCTGTACAAACGGATGGGCATTTTCGAGAGCAGAGAAAAACCAAGATACGTTACCTGTGTGGCTTTTAATCAGAGCGGTGATGTTCTTACTGGCGATAGCAACGGTAACATCATCGTTTGGGGCAGAG gaaCAAACACGATTTCGAAGATAGCGAGGAACATTCACGAAGGATCTATATTTTCGATTTGCGTTTTGAAAGATGGTTTTATCGTCACCGGAGGTGGCAAAGATGGCAAAATATTGTACTTTGACGAATCGTTAAACCTGACGGGGGAAGAAGCGCAA ATCGAGGATCATTTTGGCGGGATTCGAACACTCGCGGAAGGCAGAGGTTCGCAGTTGCTGATTGGAACAACCAGAAATTGCATTTTAGTCGGCGATGTGGGAATGGGATTTAGTCCGGCGATGTTGGGACACGCCGAAGAAGTTTGGGGACTAGCAGCTCATCCGACTTTACCGCAGTTTGCAACAGCAGGCCACGATAGATTGTTGCAAATGTGGGATAGTCTCAGTCACACTGTGGTCTGGAGCAAAGATATCGGG GAGCAAGCACAGAGCATCGGTTTCACACCAGACGGTAATGTTATGGTGGTCGGATGCACTTCCGGAAAATGGTTAGCGATCGACAGTGAAACTCGAGAATTATACACTCATCACAGCGATGGGTCTGAACCTATTCAG GTCGTTAGATTTTCACCGGATGGAACGCTATTAGCTCTGGGTTCCAGAGACAactatatttatgtttatcaGGTAAACGAAGATGCGGTGAAATATAGTCGAGTTGGACGATGTATG GGACATTCGAGTTTCATAACTCATTTGGACTGGTCAATGGACGGACAATATTTACGTAGCAACAGCGGAGACTATGAACTGCTATATT GGAATCCCGGAGTTTGTCGTCAGATCCCACAACCATCGATGATGAGGGACATGGACTGGGCGAGTCACACCTGTGTAATATCCTTCGAAACGATTGGGATATGGCCGGAAGGAGCCGATGGTACAGACGTAAATAATTGTACCCGTAGCGGTGATTCCAAATTGCTCGCGACCGGCGACGATTTTGGAAAAGTCAAGTTGTTCTCTTACCCCGCTTGTCAACCGAAG TCGCTGTATCATGCGTACGGTGGTCATTCGAGTCACGTTACGAACGTATCGTTCCTTCAAGACGACACGCGACTAATTTCCACCGGCGGAAGTGACACGAGCGTTCTTCAATGGATCGTAAATTACTAA
- the LOC139991364 gene encoding echinoderm microtubule-associated protein-like 2 isoform X8 yields the protein MHVNGHTTQDAKQEMNEMLECETGSLLGRVADLERQSLAQRDEIVCLRATLADALRRIAQLEGREKREDERNERRNERIVSSPLRNGHVSLRSNQNSTPQKDIRLRQTGSSCLRNSSSSGSSQDIRDSISSPRRPVSYTHSSQLPQRRSVHYQSTGSLHSDSPSSSSVSPVPSPSPRATPLPVASTRDMQYNEEESTVRMYLRGRPVVLCVPTPLMELYDLHKVSTPPQSKLKLDWVYGYRGRDCRSNLHLLPTGEIVYFVAAVVVLYNMEEHSQRHYLGHTDDIKCIAIHPNKLVVATGQVCGTDRRDAMPHIRIWNSVSLTTLCVIGNGEFDGSICCLSFSKADGGNYLCAIDETSDHNISIWDWQKGERGTKVTETKCSVDTVVCAEWHPLERNQIVSCGKGHVSFWSLDNGGMLYKRMGIFESREKPRYVTCVAFNQSGDVLTGDSNGNIIVWGRGTNTISKIARNIHEGSIFSICVLKDGFIVTGGGKDGKILYFDESLNLTGEEAQIEDHFGGIRTLAEGRGSQLLIGTTRNCILVGDVGMGFSPAMLGHAEEVWGLAAHPTLPQFATAGHDRLLQMWDSLSHTVVWSKDIGEQAQSIGFTPDGNVMVVGCTSGKWLAIDSETRELYTHHSDGSEPIQVVRFSPDGTLLALGSRDNYIYVYQVNEDAVKYSRVGRCMGHSSFITHLDWSMDGQYLRSNSGDYELLYWNPGVCRQIPQPSMMRDMDWASHTCVISFETIGIWPEGADGTDVNNCTRSGDSKLLATGDDFGKVKLFSYPACQPKSLYHAYGGHSSHVTNVSFLQDDTRLISTGGSDTSVLQWIVNY from the exons ACGAGATGCTGGAGTGCGAGACCGGATCGCTGTTAGGCCGAGTCGCGGACCTCGAGAGGCAATCCTTGGCGCAGAGGGACGAGATAGTTTGTCTTCGAGCTACTCTGGCGGATGCGCTGAGGCGAATTGCCCAGCTGGAAGGACGCGAGAAAAGAGAGGATGAGAGAAACGAgaggagaaacgaaagaatagTGTCCTCGCCCTTAAGGAACGGTCATGTATCGCTTAGAA GTAATCAAAATTCAACGCCCCAGAAAGACATACGTTTACGACAAACTGGCAGCTCTTGTCTGAGGAATTCGTCTTCGTCGGGATCTTCCCAGGATATTCGGGACTCGATCTCCAGTCCACGGAGACCGGTCAGTTACACGCACTCGTCGCAACTTCCTCAACg AAGGTCAGTTCATTACCAATCAACGGGTTCGTTACACTCGGACAGTCCCAGTAGTAGTAGCGTTTCCCCGGTGCCATCGCCGAGTCCTAGAGCCACGCCACTGCCAGTAGCCAG CACCAGAGACATGCAGTACAACGAGGAGGAGAGCACCGTCCGCATGTACCTACGGGGTCGGCCCGTCGTCCTTTGCGTCCCAACGCCTTTGATGGAGTTGTACGACCTTCACAAAGTCAGCACACCGCCCCAGAGTAAACTAAAACTCGACTGGGTGTACGGTTATCGAGGCAGAGACTGTCGAAGTAATCTGCATCTGCTGCCAACCGGCGaaatcgtttatttcgtcgcggCCGTAGTGGTCTTGTACAACATGGAAGAGCATAGCCAGAGGCACTACTTGGGTCATACGGACGATATCAAGTG caTAGCGATCCACCCAAACAAACTCGTGGTCGCCACTGGTCAAGTTTGTGGAACCGACAGACGAGATGCTATG CCTCACATAAGGATATGGAACTCGGTCAGTTTGACGACTCTTTGCGTGATCGGTAACGGCGAGTTCGATGGCTCGATTTGTTGTCTCTCGTTCTCGAAAGCAGACGGTGGAAATTACCTGTGTGCTATCGACGAGACTTCCGATCACAACATATCGATCTGGGATTGGCAGAAAGGAGAACGAGGTACCAAAGTGACTGAAACAAAG TGCTCGGTGGACACGGTGGTATGCGCCGAATGGCATCCGCTGGAACGGAACCAGATCGTATCCTGCGGGAAGGGACACGTGTCCTTTTGGTCCCTCGATAACGGTGGCATGCTGTACAAACGGATGGGCATTTTCGAGAGCAGAGAAAAACCAAGATACGTTACCTGTGTGGCTTTTAATCAGAGCGGTGATGTTCTTACTGGCGATAGCAACGGTAACATCATCGTTTGGGGCAGAG gaaCAAACACGATTTCGAAGATAGCGAGGAACATTCACGAAGGATCTATATTTTCGATTTGCGTTTTGAAAGATGGTTTTATCGTCACCGGAGGTGGCAAAGATGGCAAAATATTGTACTTTGACGAATCGTTAAACCTGACGGGGGAAGAAGCGCAA ATCGAGGATCATTTTGGCGGGATTCGAACACTCGCGGAAGGCAGAGGTTCGCAGTTGCTGATTGGAACAACCAGAAATTGCATTTTAGTCGGCGATGTGGGAATGGGATTTAGTCCGGCGATGTTGGGACACGCCGAAGAAGTTTGGGGACTAGCAGCTCATCCGACTTTACCGCAGTTTGCAACAGCAGGCCACGATAGATTGTTGCAAATGTGGGATAGTCTCAGTCACACTGTGGTCTGGAGCAAAGATATCGGG GAGCAAGCACAGAGCATCGGTTTCACACCAGACGGTAATGTTATGGTGGTCGGATGCACTTCCGGAAAATGGTTAGCGATCGACAGTGAAACTCGAGAATTATACACTCATCACAGCGATGGGTCTGAACCTATTCAG GTCGTTAGATTTTCACCGGATGGAACGCTATTAGCTCTGGGTTCCAGAGACAactatatttatgtttatcaGGTAAACGAAGATGCGGTGAAATATAGTCGAGTTGGACGATGTATG GGACATTCGAGTTTCATAACTCATTTGGACTGGTCAATGGACGGACAATATTTACGTAGCAACAGCGGAGACTATGAACTGCTATATT GGAATCCCGGAGTTTGTCGTCAGATCCCACAACCATCGATGATGAGGGACATGGACTGGGCGAGTCACACCTGTGTAATATCCTTCGAAACGATTGGGATATGGCCGGAAGGAGCCGATGGTACAGACGTAAATAATTGTACCCGTAGCGGTGATTCCAAATTGCTCGCGACCGGCGACGATTTTGGAAAAGTCAAGTTGTTCTCTTACCCCGCTTGTCAACCGAAG TCGCTGTATCATGCGTACGGTGGTCATTCGAGTCACGTTACGAACGTATCGTTCCTTCAAGACGACACGCGACTAATTTCCACCGGCGGAAGTGACACGAGCGTTCTTCAATGGATCGTAAATTACTAA